One window of Psychrobacillus sp. FSL H8-0483 genomic DNA carries:
- the guaD gene encoding guanine deaminase: MTEYTEVFLGTAFSSNSPRELNILEKHIFCINKDGMIEKIVSPEETEYQHLLDVYSGKENFHRLAEGQYFLPGFVDLHVHAPQWAQSGTALDIPLYDWLNTYTFPLESRFSDLSFAENVYQDVVNTLLANGTTTALYFATVHKEASLLLAEICAKKGQRGLVGKVVMDNPEQNPDYYRDADTQTALADTEEFILAVKELAKSTKQGVYPVVTPRFIPSCTDDALKGLGELAAKYDTHVQSHCSESDWEHGYVQDRFEKNDAFALHDFGLLREKSVMAHCNFLNDDDADLFAETGTAVSHCPISNAYFANSVIPIAHLHEKGVEIGLGCDLSGGFSPSLFDNARQAVMSSRMLEDGVDTNLPAEQRGVPASRITINEAFYFATAGGGESLSLPIGRLAENYAWDVQIIDTKLASAKLPIFNADEDLHDVFQKVMYLVRPENIREVWVQGEKVHERK, encoded by the coding sequence ATGACAGAATATACGGAAGTATTTCTAGGAACTGCTTTTTCTAGCAATTCACCAAGAGAGTTAAACATTTTAGAGAAGCATATTTTCTGTATCAATAAAGACGGGATGATTGAAAAAATCGTTTCACCAGAAGAAACCGAGTATCAACATTTACTAGATGTTTATTCAGGAAAAGAAAACTTTCATCGTTTAGCGGAAGGTCAATATTTCTTACCCGGTTTTGTTGATTTGCATGTCCATGCGCCACAATGGGCTCAATCTGGAACAGCATTAGATATTCCACTTTATGATTGGTTGAATACCTATACTTTCCCACTTGAATCTAGATTTTCGGATTTGTCATTTGCAGAAAATGTTTATCAAGATGTAGTCAACACCTTACTAGCAAACGGAACAACAACGGCACTATATTTTGCAACGGTTCATAAAGAAGCAAGTCTATTGCTAGCTGAAATATGTGCTAAAAAAGGACAACGCGGTTTAGTTGGGAAAGTTGTGATGGATAATCCTGAACAAAATCCTGACTATTATCGAGACGCTGATACACAAACTGCACTAGCAGATACGGAAGAATTTATTTTAGCTGTCAAAGAATTAGCAAAATCCACCAAACAAGGCGTGTATCCAGTAGTTACACCGCGTTTTATTCCGAGCTGTACCGATGATGCTTTAAAAGGTTTAGGGGAATTGGCTGCTAAGTATGATACGCATGTTCAATCCCACTGCAGTGAAAGTGATTGGGAACATGGCTATGTACAAGATCGATTCGAAAAGAACGACGCCTTTGCCTTACACGATTTTGGACTATTACGTGAAAAATCTGTGATGGCACATTGTAACTTTTTAAATGATGACGATGCAGATTTATTTGCTGAAACGGGAACTGCCGTTAGCCATTGTCCAATCTCCAATGCTTACTTTGCAAATAGCGTTATTCCAATTGCTCATTTGCATGAAAAAGGTGTAGAGATAGGCTTAGGATGCGATCTTTCTGGGGGCTTTTCACCTAGTCTTTTCGATAATGCTAGACAAGCAGTAATGTCTTCCAGAATGTTAGAAGATGGTGTGGATACGAACCTTCCAGCTGAACAACGCGGTGTACCAGCATCTCGCATCACGATCAATGAAGCTTTCTATTTTGCAACAGCTGGCGGAGGGGAAAGTTTAAGCTTACCAATCGGGCGTTTGGCAGAAAACTATGCATGGGATGTACAAATTATTGACACTAAATTAGCATCTGCAAAACTACCTATTTTTAATGCCGATGAAGATTTACACGATGTTTTCCAAAAAGTAATGTATTTAGTTCGTCCAGAAAATATTCGTGAAGTCTGGGTACAAGGTGAAAAAGTACATGAACGTAAGTGA